The DNA segment TCACAGAACTAGTATATTCCTTCAGGCTCACATAAGAAGCTCTTGAAGGTCAGCCATCTCCATTTGGTCCCCTGGATCTGCTGTCTTCTGCCCAAGATATTTAATCAGCACCAATAGGACCCACTTTAAAGGAGCAAGGATGTGGGATACAATTGGCTTGGGTAGTCCAGATACAGCCTTTTTGCACATGATACTTGATTGCTTAGTTCAGAGGATGATTTACTCTTTGGGCCATGCTCTaccacaggatgaacactgaattcaccatcattaaatcacaacatgagaagacaatgttggatatggaaAAAATGACACAGTCAATAAGTGATACCATTGAGAAGTACAAGGAATTCATAGAAGATAAggattcctacaggtgagtcccagacacagctgagaccctgcactaggcagggaatgcttgtGACCTTCTAAGACTTTGAACAAAAGTGAGAGCTCTAGTTCTATACTATCTGTTTCTTAATAGGAGCCCTCCCTTGAGGaaagggtcttggatttgtacttcttggactcagttttcctAAGTGTGAAGATTGTCCAAGACCATCAGTCTTTATTCTGCCAAATTCAGGATCCTCTCTATAGAAACAAtttccaccatgctgggaatCTCAAGCAATCCTGACTTCTAGGGTTCTGACAGCAGATTAAAAGATCTGGGAtccatgaaaaaaatcaaaagagttTATATTTtgggtctcctctcctccctcagagGGGATTTGCACTCTTCCTACTGATGGTTTTCTGGTACCACAGACATATAAGCAACCATGAGGTACATTTCCTCCTCTGTGATATACATGGGACACTCTTAGTGTCAGGGTTTTCAGAAGTCCTTTGATTCTTGTggcatgtggctggtccctggaTTTGACCTGCCTCTATTTTGGACTGATGGGTATACTGTGGTCTCTAGTCTGGGGCTGTCTGGGGATCAGGACCCTTGCAGGTATCATAGTACTTGGAGGAGTGGCAGGCAAATGGAAGCTTGCTGGGAattaccttttttgtttgtttgtttgtggttcagCTTCACTCACACCTACCTCCTGAAAGAATGCAATCAATTGAAGGAAAAAGTAAGGATGttgctgaatgagaacagaaagctgctggtagagcaggctgaccaggaAACATCCTATGGTGAAGAAAACAGGTTCTGTGATGAGACCAGCTAGAACATACATCCCAAGTGCTAAGCAgtagcaggtaggatgatgtgtatcagaggcagattggCCTAATGGCTAACCATATACATAGACAATCCAATGTAACAGTCCACCAACTTATCCAGGTACTTACCTGTATCTCCTCCAAGTGTTTATTTAGGTGATCATCTACAAGGCTTTCTCTGGAGGTAGCCTTTTTCAAGAAACTATATGCTTAGCAAGCAAATTTTTCTGCCCTGCTACAATCTGCAGTTCACTAGGGGAGATTAGTTGATTACACATCACAACTCTACATGATAttaagtttgaagggtgctgtgCTGGAGCCCTTCTTTAGATCAGTGGAGAGttttgaagaaagaagaaaagtcctGAAGCTCATTTGCTTTATGGGGATCAGGTAGGATTCCAGGAAGGACATCGATTGCAGGGATGATAGCTTATTGTAactgacaaataagtggatttcactGTTGCCTTTTGGAAGTTtttgtcccccaccccaaccctttcCCCTGTAGGTCTTGATTCACACTGAGTGAGCCTGAGTAACAGCATGTCAGTcctattttctttgagtgctgttggagttTTCATTCCTGGGCCTTGTGGTCTGGAGCTCACTGAATGGGCAGGGATGTAGGAAAGGCTTCTCACAATCTCAGTTGGTGTGAGAGTTTTGAGGATTCATGAAATAATTTCTCCATATATACCCCTCATTCTTACCAAGAAGAATGTTCCTTAGGTATTTCTATTTCTCTAGTGAGAATACTAGAGTTGAAATTCGCAGTTTAAACATCTGCTCTGCATAGTCTAAAATATTTGTTCCTCTAGCATGACagattcttcattgttttttgctcccttgtttttatgtgtgtgtgtgcttgtgtatgtgtgtttatgggtgCTTATGCCAATTTGTACCTTTGTGTGTATTTTGTAAGGCCAGTTAAGGACATCTGATTTTGtgtagtcattcttttttttttccatttttattaggtatttagctcatttacatttccaatgctataacaaaagtcccccatacaccccccactcccctacccacccactccccctttttggccctggcatccccctgtactggggcatataaagtttgcaagtccaatgggcctctctttgcagtgatggccgactaggccatcttttgatacatatgcagctagagacaagagctccggggtactgcttacttcatattgttgttccacctatagggttgcagttccctttagctccttgggtactttctctagctcctccattgggagccctgtgatccattcaatagctgactgtgagcatccacttctgtgtttgctaggccctggcatagtctcacaagagacagctatatctgggtcctttcagcaaaatcttgctagtgtatgcaatggtgtcagcgtttggaagctgatcatgggatggatctctggatatggcaatcactggatggtccatcctttcgtcacacttccagattttgtctctgtaactccttccatgggtgttttgtttcctattctaagaaggggcaaagtgtccacactttggtcttcattctcttgagcttaatgtttttagcaaattatatcttatatcttgggtatcctaagtttctgggctaatatccacttatcagtgagtatatattgtgagagttcctttgtgattgggttacctcactcaggatgatgccctccaggtccatccatttggctaggaatttcataaattcattctttttaatagctgagtagtactccattgtgtaaatgtaccacattttctgtatccattcctctgttgatgggcatctgggttctttccatcttctggctattataaataaggctgctatgaacatagtggagcatgtgtccttcttatcggttggggcattttttggatatatgcccagaagaggtattgctgtatcctccggtagtaccatgtccaattttctgaggaaccgccagactgatttccagagtggttgtaccagcttgcaatcccaccaacaatggaggagtgttcctctttctccacatcctcgctagcatctgctgttacctgaatttttcatcttagccattctgactggtgtgaggcggaatctcagggttgttttgatttgcatttccctgatgattaaagatgtgaacattttttcaggtgcttctctgccattcggtattcctcgtgtgagaaatctttgtttagttctgagccccattttttaatggggttatttgattttatggagtctaccttcttgagttctttatatatattggatattggtcccctgtccgatttgggataggtaaagatcctttcccaatctgttggtggtctttttgttttattgacggtgtcttttgccttgcagaagctttgaaattttatgaggtcccatttatcgattctcgatcttacagcacaagccattgcgttctattcaggaatttttcccctgtacccatatcttcgaggcttttccctactttctcctctataagtttcagtgtctctggttttatgtggagttccttaatccacttagatttgaccttagtacaaggagatagtactggatcaattcgaaatcttctacatgataacagccagttgtaccagcaccatttgttgaaaatgctgtcttttttccactggatggttttagctcccttgtcaaagatcaagtgaccataggtgtttgggttcatctctgggtcttcaattctgttccattggtctacttgtctgtcattataccagtaccatgcagtttttatcacaattgctctgtagtacatctttaggtcgggcattcttaacttatctttgggactAGGTCTCTCAAAAAACCTGATACTTCCTGTTTGATGTCCAGTAGACTTTTCATCTCCTGCCCACTACCAACAAATCATTAAACAAcactactatttttaaaataagtataggATTTCATAATTTTTCCTGCTTAGAGTTGTTGCCTGGGAGATTCTGGCTTGTCTTATTGGCTTAACCATGAGCTTACATAGAAGCCTACAGTGCATGACTCTGCTGACATTGTTTTGCTAAACATATTTTTGGACAAGTGTTTGTTTCAGGATAGATTCTCACTCAGAGTTGTGCAGAGTGCTGCATTTCAGAAATGTCACAGCAGGTCATTTAACTAGATTTTCCCTTACTGATATTGAGGATGATTTAATATCACATAATATGTAATGTGTTGAAAAGTTCCTGAGTAATGATCAAAAGTCACAGTCTTCGTCGGATGCTAAAAAGGACTCAGTGTAGGTTTAGTGAGGGGATTGTGATGAGTCAAAATGTGGCTTACTGGAGGCTATAGGTAGAAATCTCTTTCTTGGCAATTTAGTGCTCTGTTGTCAagggtatctgtgtagaaattgTAATGTCCTTATAGGACCAGCAAGTATCTGCATAGAAAAAGTTCCTGAAGAGGAGATAAGTACAGGTCAGGGCTGCAAAGCCCCCTTGAGTCTAAGAGCCTTGTACACATCATAGGTCCTACTACATGCTCATACAACAAAAATATGCTAGATAAGAGCAAGAATTTCATtgatgtatgtgtttttgtgtcagtctttgtgtggtatgtggtgtgtgtgtgtgtgtgtgtgtgtgtgtaccagctgTGACTCGGTGTGTTTATTCtaagttgtgtgtttgtgtaatgcAAAATGCCCTTGTAAGTGTTTGTGGTATAGATGCTTGAATATacaactgtgtttgtgtgtgtatatgtgtttgtgtgtctctttgtgtagaTGCAACTGTGTCCGTCTCTACCGACCAAGCATGATTAGTAAAGCCCCTGAGATTTCAGATTGCACCCATGAAAAAATCAAATACAGCAGTCCATTTAGTATGCAACTCTACCTAGCTcccaagggaggaaaaaaaaaaggacacaaaagCTCATGTAAAGTCACACTTTCCACCGGCTAGGGGCCATATTATTAAACCACATTGAAATCTTTGGAGAAAATCATTGGAATATAGTACATAGAGTTGAGGAGGAGGTTAGTATATAAAATCCATGTTATGTCCCTTTTCTGCTCTGGAAGAATTATGAAGGCCCACTGtaatgtcaggtggctcactgtgtcttttcagcattccagatttttttctcattgcttGCTACCATTGCCTTTCCAGCTTCCTCTACTCAGTAAAACTTTGCCTTATAATTTGGTTTGGATTCTAATCATTGAGAGATTGTGTTGCTTGTAGCTGTACCTGCATCCAGCAGAATTCCCATAGCTGGGGTGCAAAACAGGGCGTTTCAGGAGCCCCTTGAGGGTCATAATAATCTAAAGAACTCACACTATGTTATCTGTGTAGCATTCTGCAATTGCTGTTATTCAAAATCATTTTATCAGAGTTAGAATGAGCCTAAATGTgtgttgggagaaatgaggaccttcagacaggTCTGGTAGTATAAAATCAGGTAGGTGTTTGAGAAGCAAGgttcagaaagtagaaaagaagttcCCCTTGACCCAGAGATTCCAAAACAAGGAGTAGATATACACCGAGTCTCTAGGGCACATGAGGTCTGTAATGGTCCTCAGAGTAGTCCAGAAGAAGATGGTATCCTGATGTCCATCAGCTAAAGAGTCAAAATGTACTATGTGATGCAGCCCTTTCATGAACTATTgctcagtgtgagataatccatgcaagtAGTTGACGTTCAACTAGTTAGCCTCATATTACTCCAAATATCCCTGACACAGTTATATTATTTGAAGAACATTGTTCCATTGGATCCTATTTATAATGACTTCCTATTTTTCTGGGAtcatacctttggacaccaaATAGGTCAGGCAATGATAAAGGGAGCCTCTAATGGAAGGAACTGTTTACTTTGGGACAAGACTGAAACAGTGAAGGAGAGGCTAGTCCACCACCAGCACGAGATCCTTTGCTGGCAGAGAAGCCTACTCTACAGAGCCTTTGGAACTTGCTAAGACAGATTGAATAATGTCCCAAGAACCCTGGTTCATGAGgggaaagcatatcactgactgaGTGGTCTATATGCTTTGCCCACTATGTACccatttaagatttgttttttatgtctACAAAatatcctgggagatttttataatAGTATTAACTGGGGAATCTAAACAGTTTGCTGAAGTATAAGGTGCTAGTGTTATGTGAATACAAATAATTTGTATATTTGACAGAGTGCTCTACAACAGGCTTAGATATACAGGTGTGTTGTTATATTCCTTCATGGCCatcacttttaaaattcagttcctagccatgggaatattttcagttagcacattctttctgatttttgtacccatgcagtgcctgtggatttCATGTGATATGTTTTCTCTGGTTATTTCCAGATATAGGAATTGATGAGTGGAACCCTGTCAGGATCCTGCAGtagagaaataatcatagccttcacttcaatTCTAGGCAGGTTCCCCATAAGGCATCCACATGGTTTTCTAGGTTGTTCACATCTCCCTTGAACTCAGATTCagacattgctacaatgttattatTCAATATATTATACCTGGACTATTGGCGTAATatagtgtttttgttttacacTCCAGTACGGTGTGTAGTTCACAGCTCAGTTTCTAgccatttttaaaagctgagaaatAATTACAAGCCCAAGTGCTCTATGACACTTGGGGATGCAGGTAATGACCTCAGCAGATGATAGGTCATAATAATAGATTGTCTAGCTGAATAGATCTAGTGTGGGACGTAGAGCTGAATTGAAAAACATTAACCGGGCCGTTGTTCCTTCCTGCCCCAGGTGTGAAATACTCCAGCAGGAATTGGAACATGGAACAGACCAGGACAAGGTCTCCTTTGAAGATAAATTCTATAGGGGGATCTCTGCGTGTGCAAAGCAAATACTTCATCTCATCCCCAGTAATCATGGCTATCATCTgctgcattttcttcctttacttttgtTTCCTTGCAATGAATAGCCCTTAATTTCATCTGGGCTCAGGCTCAGCAAGAGTGAGCATGTAGAGGGATTCAGACACGTGCTGAGGcacatcaagagctgctgggaAAACAGGAAGATTCTGAGAGTGTAAATTTTTCTTGTCCTTATATGTCAtcaaggaaaattagaaaatcatTCTACAAAATCACAAAGACTTTGAGCTAAATTCTGTAACATGTTTTCTGCTTAGTCTTGGGTGTCCATATTTTTCAAAACCATACTCCACAAAAGAGACCTACTTACATTCCTCTTGTGAAGATTGTTACCAGAAGTAACTTATTTTCTACTGTGTTGCCAAGGACAGCCATGGGCTGTAAGTCTGTGCTgctaaatgacagccaaagaaggCTCTTTAGCACAATTCTTGCTTTTAGATTTTGGTTTGAGCTTTGAttacttttgttctttggttttctttagtttccttagaagtttttttgtttgtttgtttgtttctttggtgttgttttgttttgtaattgatttaatattttgataaGGCTATACACTGTACATATTGACTGCCCACTTTTAGTTACTATTGAGTAAATTGGATGTATTCTTGTGAATAAAACAGTGATCTCTAACTCTTCACTCTTAAGAAACCTCTTTATTCAGGTGTGGTATCACCCTATTGAAATCCCACACCTATCAGACAAAGATGGATCTCTGTAAGGGGCTTGGGTTCCATAATGACTTCCAAGCCAGACTGAGCTACAAAAGTAATAGATTGTACATTCAGTGTGTCTAGTGTGTCTAACTCTGTGGATTCCAACTTCAAGATGGAAAAATTATCCATGCTGTATACTTGCATGTCAAATATTTAGCTGCTGCTAAAATACTGTGAATGATAGTGTTGAACAAATTAATGGGAAATATATCAGTATTTCTGAAATGTctttcaggaaataaaaacaaattctaaaGGAATATAAAAGCTGGtagaaaacacagacatgtatgcttctgctttccttcaaatGTTCTATCAGTGGTAAATACTACTACAGATATTCAATTTTAAGACCTTTTGAGATAGGGatgtattattttttgttattttgttgtttttctttattatgaGAGTGAATTTTGTGCTTGACAATACATTTGGTTCCTTTTTGGGGTTTTAACACAAGCACAGTGTGTAGTTCAGTATTCAGTATccagatgtttttaaaagctgagacaAAATCCAGGCCCATATGCTCTATGAGTTTTCTCCctcatttcccccccccccccccaccacccagTGGCGATTCTGtttgttattttgatttatttcatatttatgcATGATTTGCCTCTGTAGCAACGGTTGTGCTGCCATTTCCCTAAGGCCAGAAGAAGTTATTGGGTTTCACCTGGAACTAAAATGACAGAGGACTCTTAGATGCCATGTGGGTCTTtgagaaaaatattctcaaatgaagagctatctctccatcccctgat comes from the Mus musculus strain C57BL/6J chromosome 14, GRCm38.p6 C57BL/6J genome and includes:
- the Gm2832 gene encoding uncharacterized protein LOC100040545 isoform 2 (isoform 2 is encoded by transcript variant 2); its protein translation is MQLSTIREVAVLRHQENSSTTMWSGNGARGKPSRRHPFPAPQHLFTGRVSAGKTSFQNCNITNHMKNMNKLDDMKFYIRKINAERLELFRILDIDLNTDLNYRMNTEFTIIKSQHEKTMLDMEKMTQSISDTIEKYKEFIEDKDSYRCEILQQELEHGTDQDKVSFEDKFYRGISACAKQILHLIPSNHGYHLLHFLPLLLFPCNE